In one window of Frigoriglobus tundricola DNA:
- the motA gene encoding flagellar motor stator protein MotA, producing the protein MVVIGGSLMVLISVLVGFSMAGGKIGALIHLSEFVTIGGATLGALIIMAPVKVIKDLIRGIMQTLKGSAYGKATCTELFKLLYGLARLVRQEGLLALDTHVTKPHESALFQQYPKVSKNHHASHFLCDALAMIIDGTVESGQLNEWLEQEIKVVEREHHAATGALAKTADGLPGFGIVAAVLGIVVTMASIGGPVDEIGYKVGAALVGTFLGILMAYGFFAPLAARMEALGEQELQFFRALAVGVVAINDGVSPKDVVVRARRIVGTDCRPSQAELKDMFG; encoded by the coding sequence GTGGTCGTAATCGGCGGCTCCTTGATGGTGCTGATCTCGGTCCTCGTCGGCTTCAGCATGGCCGGGGGCAAGATCGGCGCGCTCATCCACCTGTCCGAGTTCGTGACCATCGGCGGGGCGACGCTCGGCGCGCTGATCATCATGGCCCCGGTGAAGGTCATCAAAGACCTGATCCGCGGGATCATGCAAACCCTGAAAGGTTCCGCTTACGGCAAAGCCACATGTACGGAACTGTTTAAACTCCTGTACGGCCTGGCCCGGCTGGTCCGTCAGGAGGGGCTGCTGGCGCTCGACACGCACGTGACCAAGCCGCACGAGAGCGCGCTGTTCCAGCAGTACCCGAAGGTGAGCAAGAACCACCACGCGAGCCACTTCCTGTGCGACGCGCTGGCGATGATCATCGACGGGACCGTCGAGAGCGGGCAGCTGAACGAGTGGCTGGAGCAGGAAATCAAGGTCGTCGAGCGCGAGCACCACGCGGCGACCGGGGCGCTAGCGAAGACGGCCGACGGGCTCCCGGGCTTCGGGATCGTGGCCGCGGTGCTCGGGATCGTCGTGACGATGGCATCGATCGGCGGCCCGGTGGACGAGATCGGTTACAAGGTCGGTGCGGCCCTCGTCGGCACGTTCCTCGGCATCCTCATGGCCTACGGCTTCTTCGCCCCGCTCGCCGCCCGGATGGAGGCGCTGGGCGAACAGGAGCTCCAGTTCTTCCGCGCCCTGGCGGTCGGGGTGGTCGCGATCAACGACGGCGTCAGCCCCAAGGACGTAGTCGTGCGGGCCCGGCGCATTGTCGGTACCGACTGTCGGCCCAGCCAGGCCGAACTGAAGGACATGTTCGGTTAA
- a CDS encoding HEAT repeat domain-containing protein has protein sequence MRYVLVLAGALGLGPAARADEVDDAMARRLSGLVRDFRLPTAARVEAARTLYKLGARASAAVPDLVAVLARLRGNEQEPLQEAIVEALGQIGAASKVALPTLAQSTHRTLDVDQAVKVATDLILNASDSQEIGVLGQQLSSRDASIRLRAAKALADLGPTARAALPALNAALADPDGDVRRTVIGALRRIDPNGRPSDDLVRAIATDLVDPDPGIRLLAARALARLGPFAAVAAQDLALVRSDPDPDVRRAVTEALFRVSLPPPQP, from the coding sequence ATGCGGTACGTACTGGTTTTGGCGGGCGCGCTGGGGCTCGGCCCCGCGGCGCGGGCGGACGAGGTCGATGACGCGATGGCCCGCCGGTTGTCGGGGCTGGTGCGCGATTTCCGGCTGCCGACGGCGGCCCGCGTCGAGGCGGCCCGCACCCTCTACAAGTTGGGGGCGCGGGCGTCGGCGGCGGTGCCGGATCTGGTCGCCGTGCTCGCCCGGCTCCGCGGCAACGAGCAGGAACCGCTCCAGGAGGCGATCGTCGAGGCCCTCGGCCAGATCGGCGCGGCTTCGAAGGTGGCCCTACCGACGCTCGCCCAATCGACGCACCGGACCCTGGACGTGGACCAGGCGGTGAAGGTGGCGACGGACCTGATCCTGAACGCGTCCGATTCGCAGGAGATCGGCGTACTGGGCCAGCAGTTGTCGAGCCGGGACGCCAGTATCCGGTTGCGGGCGGCGAAGGCGCTCGCCGACCTCGGGCCGACGGCGCGGGCGGCCCTCCCCGCCCTCAACGCGGCCCTCGCCGATCCCGACGGCGACGTGCGGCGGACCGTGATCGGGGCGTTGCGGCGGATCGATCCGAACGGGCGCCCGTCGGACGACCTCGTCCGGGCGATCGCGACCGACCTGGTGGACCCGGACCCGGGCATCCGGCTCCTCGCGGCCCGCGCGCTGGCCCGGCTGGGGCCGTTCGCCGCGGTCGCGGCGCAGGACCTGGCACTGGTCCGCTCCGATCCGGACCCGGACGTGCGCCGGGCCGTGACCGAAGCTCTCTTCCGCGTCAGCCTTCCGCCGCCGCAACCGTGA
- a CDS encoding flagellar motor protein MotB has protein sequence MAKGGGGSWKVAYADFVTAMMAFFLVMWIGAQDVKVRQSVANYFVDPSGVSKAPKSGGIHEIPSPGPVAGESKVNTGAGTRAPGGETPSPATAAVLSWIRSDTKRMAYWKQQAERCRQAAATKDVKNQTKTPEEVATQQLATLLATEIQAAIPKDMPDVYKDLLFGSFKEINWNQVAEDVMLT, from the coding sequence GTGGCTAAGGGCGGCGGCGGATCGTGGAAGGTGGCATACGCGGACTTCGTGACCGCGATGATGGCGTTCTTCCTGGTCATGTGGATCGGCGCCCAGGACGTGAAGGTCCGGCAGTCGGTGGCCAACTACTTCGTCGATCCGTCCGGGGTCAGTAAGGCGCCCAAGTCCGGCGGCATTCACGAGATCCCGTCCCCCGGACCGGTGGCGGGCGAATCGAAAGTGAACACGGGGGCCGGCACACGCGCCCCGGGCGGCGAAACGCCCAGCCCGGCGACCGCGGCCGTCTTGAGCTGGATCCGCTCGGACACCAAACGGATGGCGTACTGGAAGCAACAGGCCGAGCGGTGCCGCCAGGCCGCCGCGACAAAGGACGTCAAGAACCAGACGAAAACGCCCGAAGAAGTCGCCACGCAGCAGCTCGCCACGCTCCTCGCCACGGAGATCCAAGCGGCTATTCCGAAAGACATGCCCGACGTGTATAAAGACCTGTTGTTTGGGTCGTTCAAGGAAATCAACTGGAACCAGGTTGCTGAAGACGTGATGCTCACCTAG